One window of the Spea bombifrons isolate aSpeBom1 chromosome 8, aSpeBom1.2.pri, whole genome shotgun sequence genome contains the following:
- the QRFP gene encoding orexigenic neuropeptide QRFP, with the protein MNRTYGLSLLVLIALGYSFGLQESREQRDPWEKIHFWDIFPDAEEKGLGSLLPGGGLRDKKSIDPASLFSVAKELQGFGKERAGFRFRFGRREDGNEVEDFESQGEEKRGDSPLGSLAEELNGYNRKKGGFNFRFGRR; encoded by the coding sequence ATGAACAGAACCTACGGACTTTCCCTCCTGGTTCTCATTGCCCTGGGCTACAGCTTTGGCCTCCAGGAGAGTAGAGAACAGAGAGATCCATGGGAGAAAATTCACTTCTGGGACATATTCCCCGACGCGGAGGAGAAAGGTCTAGGATCTCTCCTACCCGGCGGAGGCTTAAGAGATAAGAAGTCCATAGACCCGGCTTCGTTGTTCAGCGTGGCCAAGGAGCTCCAGGGATTCGGGAAGGAAAGGGCAGGTTTCCGGTTTAGGTTCGGGAGAAGGGAGGATGGGAACGAAGTGGAGGATTTCGAGTCTCAAGGAGAGGAAAAGCGAGGGGATTCTCCGCTAGGATCGCTGGCAGAGGAGCTTAACGGCTACAACAGGAAGAAAGGCGGCTTCAACTTCAGATTTGGAAGACGATAA